The sequence ATTGGTGTTTTTCGCCGGTGAGTACCCCATTCCCACCCCAGGTCAAGGCCATGAAGCAGGTCGCCGGTACGATGAAGCTCGAGCTGGCGCAGTACCGTGAAGTtgcggccttcgcgcagTTTGGCAGCGACCTCGACGCGTCCACTCGCCAGCTGCTCACTCGCGGCACCGCGCTCACCGAGCTCCTCAAGCAGCGCCAGTACTCGCCCATGAAGAACTCCATCCAGGTACTTATCTGCTCTTCACAACCATGGCATGTCGACAGCTAGGCCACAAGCTAGTTCGATAAACACTGCTGTCCGATCCGGTGATTACAGCACATGCAACTGCGTGCATATCCaagtatatatgtatatatgcgtaggtatgtgtgtatatgtgtcTATGTAGCTCGTGTTAGTTGTGAATTTGGTGAAATGAGGACAACGGAGATCTTCCTTGTTTGCAGGTTTGCGTCCTGTACTGCGGAGTGAAGGGCTACCTGGACTCGCTGGACCCGAAGGAGATCTCTCGCTTCGAGTCTCTCTTCATCGACCACATCAACAACAACCACCAAGACATCCTGAAGACCATTGAAACGTAAGTTCCGTCAAGTCCGGCTGAACGTAGGCTTTTAGCGACAAGCATTCAGTGGCATACTCCTGCGCGAAGTATTTGCGGAGTTTCGTTACGACCCAacgcgacagaaaagaaCTCGGAAAGCGGGCAGCAGGTTGGTGTCAGGATTTCCCACGAGTGCAGCGTCTTTTTGTAGGGGAACAtcgcctgcgcatgcatgtgtgtggaTGCATTCATTTTTGTCATCATGCATTCCGGGTGTGACGCTTCAGCGAGAAGGAGCTTAGCGAGAAGACCGAGGCAAAGCTGAAAGCAGCGGTTGACGAGTTCGTGGCTGCGAATGAGTTCAAGAGAAAATAGGCGCACTGCCGCCGtccctccccctctcccccctctcctcccccctcttCGCCTTTGTGAGTGATCCGGAGGTCGGCCTCGGCGTAAAGTCGATGCTAGACGTGTCTCAGCAGGAGTCGCATCTCCTCGCTGTGGCCTTGGCGCTCTCTCCGTTCTTCGtttcgcctgcaggcgcgctcCAAACGGCTCTGTGAACGTATGCTTGTGTGTATGCGCATCTCATCGTGTGTGCGGCGTCACCCGCAGGCACCTAAGGCGTATGTTCAGTGGGCAGTCTCGCTCTACGTGTGAATGTGCCGGTTCATCCGGGAGAAAATTGGTTTTCATTCCTCCAAACGTCTCGCCGGTGCTGGAGCGCAGCGTGCGGCAGAACGGAGGGGATCCTTGAGATGTTTCTCTTTGCAAATTCTCGCTCAGCGGACCGCCAGCGACTACTGGGGCGACAAAAGATGCACAGAGCGATGAATGACACATCCACTTCCAACTAGCTGTTGGCGCAAGACCGGCTACTGTAGCTGCGGTGTGCGGTTTACCTTCTAgagcggacgcggcgacaCACGCTGCTTCACACTGAATTCTGTAGTGTCACTCAGGTTTATCTGCGCAGGCGAAATAAGTGACCGGCTGTAGCAGGtcgcgcgtccgctgtcAAGCACTTTCCGCTTCTAAAAAAAATTGCGGTAGCTCGGGAGGATCATTCATTGCTGTGACACGACGAACCATCCGGCAAGTCCCGTAGGCACCGCCTTTTTGCGAAAAGCTTCAACAGGCCACCGACGCGGGAGTGTGTGGCCGGCTTCGATTTGGCTAGTCAGCttttttcgtcttttctGTGCAAACACAGCAGTCTCTGTGGGAGGAATCCATccgcctctccggcgcgtACCTGCCACTTccggaagaagcggagacggcgggtTTTCGGTTTCAGAagtgatatatatatatatatatatatatataagtcGAATCGTAGTCTGTTGCAAGCTTGGGGTTGAAGGCTCGCTACGGCATATGTAGGAGCACGAATATTTTGAATGATACACATTAGGTGGAGGAATGCGAGTCAACAAGCAGTATTCActattatatatatgcataaaatatatatacgtaatatatatgtatacttGCATAATtgtatagatatagatacaaTCGACGGAGGCTCTTGCTTGCCTCACCATCCGTAGCGGGGAAGGAGAGTCAGTGTTCGTTCCGACAGTGACTACATACAAGAGTAAAATTGATTTGCTTTGAGGCAACGACAGTCCGTCATGGAGCTTTCACCTCGGATTTCCTGTGTGTCGGTTTCCGCTCTCTGCTCTGATgtgcgtgtctccgccgccgacggggcGCTGGGTGCCGGCTGTGCACCCGCTCTAACCCCAAATAATCGGAATTAGATATCTCGAAGGATAATCGCAGAGATTTCCATGTCCCGAGACTACAGAATACCCTTTCCAACCAGCCTTCCTCTTTTTTAAAGTAGATAGAGATTCACGTGCTGGATGTCTGTTGAAACATCGACGAAACACATCGTCCGTTCCTCGCGAAACTGCGAGGCGAATATCGACCGAATATCGACTCGAGTGAGGCACATTCAGATTGTTGCTATTTTACTTGTCTGAATGATAGTGATTTTCCCGGTAGATGATGAAagtcctctctcgcctgcaaGATTTCCGGTGCGATTTTTCTCGTAAGCTGCTTGTCCATGCACTGTGCGTGTCTCTGTGTCGGCCCTTGCAGGATTCTTGTGTGAAAGTCCCAGACCGCTCGAAAATTCTCTTCTTCCACATGCGTCCCGTGTGCTGATGCTTTCGGAGCGGGGTAGTGTCGGTTCCTTCTGGGTATTTCTCGCTGGAAcctgcttttcttctcttaGGTTTAGCCAGCGTGCGATTTGCATGTCTTCTCCTTTCTCATAGGGAAAGGGAGAATGAAGAAGAACGGGGATTGACTATCTTCTTCACTCTTCCAGTTTTTCAGAGCGAACAACGCGTGAAGCTtcggtctcctcggcgtccgcgactGGAGCTCGTGAGGagttctcttttcttctgtcAGCTTCCTCGTATCTTTTCTTCCcctgctctctctccccgagagcgtccctctccctcggccggcgcctgcgtagCGAGGCCCAAGGCGGCCgtccgcgcgagaagacaagCTATACGCGGATAAACTATCTTGAAAGACGACAAAAAAAAGAACCCTTTATTGCCTAGTCCCCTACTGTGTCCCTTTTGTGCTCTGCGTTCGTCCTGCCATCCCAAGTCCGCAAGATGAAGGGACGCTGGCGAAAGGACAAGCGCGCGGACGCTCCAtcctccttttcctctcagtcggcctcctcttctgcctcttctgcttcttctgcctcttctgcttcttctcctgtctcttcatctgctgcgtcttctgtccCGAGAGACTCGGCGCAGACCGCGTGCGTCGCGAGCGGAGTTCAGCCCTCAAAAGGCGCGCCAACTTCGtttgcgcctgcgcaggaagACACCGCGGGGTTCTTCTCTCGGCAGCGACTGGCGAAGTCGAATGCTGGAGGCGAGacaaagaaagaaaacgaaggaGCTTTGtacgcctgccgcgccgtggTGAAGAAGAGCGAATACGCTCTGTGCGACTCCAGCACACACATCGCCTTCAAAGtgagcgaggaagacagcgTAGTCCGATTTCAGCGCCCGAAGCCGCAGCCTAAAACCTCTTGGACATGCAGACCAACCACACGCGgatgcgcctctctctctctcgacttTTTTCACATGCGTGGAGTCTGCGTGGGAAGAGGATGAAGGCTCTCGCCAGCCCGTTCGCCGCTGCTTCTTGCTTCACTGGACTCCGATCTCGTCTCTAAAGTCCCTCTCGCGTGCGTACTGCTAGTCCCGGGGCCGCGCACCTGACCTCCGGGTTCAAACCTAAAGTCCTCAGCAAGCCGCCGAGATTGTGAATGGTCGGGTGTGTGCGTGAGGCGACGCCAGTGCGCCCCTGTGTGCCAAAGATGCGGTTTCGTGTGTGTCTCCCTCTGATGCTTCGCCCAGAAAGCGCTAGACGGAGGCTCGATTTACCTCCCGAACTTCTTCTGCGCCAAAGGAGATTTCTCCATCTTCAacagcctcctccgcgaagTCGAGCGGTACGCAGGGGAGACCGACAcggcggagcgcgaggcagctgagAGCGGTGCGAGCTtaggcgcggcgggcgcggctgcggagaccTCTGAGGCGTCCACGTCTGGGGCCGCGTCTGCCGAttcggctgctgcgcttTTGCCGTTTACCGGGGCGGTCGCGTGGTCGCGCCACTTGAAGCACGAAAAtccttcgttttctgcgACGTTTCGGCGACTAATAGCGCAGCTGAGTGCACACTTCGACGTGGATGTCTACGCGACGCGGATGAATCTCTACATGGACGGCGCGCACTGGAAGCCTCTGCACAAGGACTCGCACGCGTATTCGCCGACGACGCACCTGCAGGAAGACATCACTGTgggcgcctccttcggcgcctcgcgggagcTCGAGTTCGTCCACGACACAAACGACAGCTTCCGCTTCACCTTCCCCCAGCACAACGGcgacgtcttcgccttcaccGCAGACGTGAACAAGGCCTTCAAACACGGAGTGCCTGCCGTCCGCAACCGAGTGGTAGGCCCGCGCTTCAGCGTCATCCTCTGGGGACGCAGGCGGAAGCTGACCTCGCggaacgccgccgccagcgaacTCCGCAGGGAAGGCCTCGGCGCGTAGGAGCGACGCGACGGCAAACGCAGTGAAAAACGGAGACAAACGAAAacacgcagcgagagagaggggagtgcagagagagaaagagaaggaattctgagagagaaagagagggaggagacggcggcggcttcggcatcgaagcggaaggcgaggaccGCAGCCCATCCGTCTGAGGAGCGGGGCTTTgcccagagagagacaaTAAAGAATGAAGacgacacgcagacgcaacTGGGGCCGGCCATCGAGAGCGCTTTCAAGTCGGAGCCGTCGCTCCTGGTCGCGGGTGTGCTCACACAATGAAGACGAGAGAGTGAAATGTTTCGAGCGCTTCCCAGAGACTAGCTGGCTTCCATGCTACGGCGGGAGGTTCCAGGCCCTGCATTCCACAAGAAAACCCCTATCCATGCAGGTGTCAATAGTCATCGCCGCTTTAGTCTCTAGCATTTCAGCAgttgccgcctctccgcggtcTACGTTGTCCGTACAATTAATGTGTGTGCCCAGGAGGCAAACTTATGTCCTGCATTTTTTTCTGGTTTTGTTGTTTGTGTGAGACCGCTGCAAGGCAtagcgccgacgaggcgttGAGGGAGCCCAGCAGCTCTTCAAGGAACTCGAAGTTTGACTTTCATCAGCCTTGTCGCTCGTCAACCACTGCTTCGAGGCAGGAACGAAACGCCaactcgcggcgcctggtgCCTTGCTCTCTTCTCAGCATTACAATCTGCGCTATCACCTTTTCTCTCTGAACGCTCGCTTCGTTTCTACCGTTACTCACGAAAGTGGCTTTGCAAAAATCCGCTTCTAACTATTGGCGACGCGTCCGAGAATGCCTAGGAACGACgccaatatatatatacatatggaGGTATGTGGAGTATAGAAGCGATTATACAGCGGTAGGGCGTCTAATGCATTCGAAAGACTCTTTCCAACTAGCGTTTCTCTTCGGCAAGCACTTTAGAGAGAAGCACAGAGAGTGCCTCACACTGCGAAGACTCTGCCAACTGTTGAAAGATATTTTTTCAGAGACGAGTGACGAAGTGTCCCGCGGTTTCACTGTGTCCTTCCTGAATCAAACACGGAAAAAAATCCAAACGCATACACCTGCCGCACGCCAGAGTCGTAGATTCAATTCAGGCTTTCAAATTGAAAAATAATTTTCCCGACCTGAAGTGGCAGCTAACGCCGATTCCACCAGGCGCCTGCGTTGAGAAGCCAGAGACCTTCTCCGCACCTTCGCACGCTgacccgcgggcgaggaTTTTTCTGCAGTTTTTTCTGATACTTGAGACAGTTTTTTTCTATTTTTGGTTCTTGGGTGTGCATCCCGTGCGCGCCTGCACCGTCCCCTCCACGTCGCGGCTCAGCACGTCTAGCTGCGCGTCGAGCATCGCCAACACAGCCTGCAGACAACAAAACACAGAGACTCAAGTCTTGACGATACAGCTTCGAGGATGCGGAGAAAAACCTACGCAAAGCTGCATGCGACTGCAGATCCTCGACGCCGAAACCTCGTCACCACGAGAAGCAGAGGGAAAGACAAGCGCAAGACAGGCGATATCCGCGACCTTGTCGCGCCTCCATTGCAGATACTATTCGAGGAGCAACACACTAGAAGACAGACGCTCCTGGGCGAATCCCGTTGCTTTAACCTtcgtacaaagcaggcagcACGAAGAAGAAGTCCACAGCTACGTcgtgccccccccctccccccccctaAAAGTGACTATCGACTCTGACTATACACTATCCGCGAAAGAGTGAAGAAAGGCCTTCTTTTAGATGAGAACTCCGACCTGAGGGTGCCtttgcgttttctctctggtGTAGGCGTCCGCAAtttctcctccccctcctctcccctctcgATCTGCCTCGGGCACGTCGCCCCTGCGCCGGTCATGTTCGTTCGGCTTAAATTCCGAGCCGGGGCGGAGCAGTGTCTCCCGAAGCTCAACGTTCTCCTTCAGCAGGTGCAGCTGGTGGCAGAGCGCCTCGTTCGTCTCGCGCAGGAGGCCAGCGTAGGCCGAAGAAGTTGAAACGGGCTGCGGAAGAGTCGGCGAAGggtgcggcgacggcggcgcgaaaGCGTCTTGGAAGGAGCTTTTCAGGTTTTCCatctgcgccttcgcttccgctcGTCGTTCGCGCACCTCTCGCAGTCTccccgtctcgcgcggctccacgCCCTCGACCGCGGACTGCCAAGCCGAGTagggagaaggcagcggaggggggggcgtcggcgcctgctggtgccgcagcagcgccagctcGCGCTGGTGCTCCTTGTGCTGCTGTTTAAGCGCTTCGGCGAGATACAGGTTAAGCTTTCGCTCATACAtctcgcgctcttctctgcgcttctcggcgtcgagttcccgctgctgccgcaggatgtcctgctgctcctgcgccgcgttcAACAGCGCCTTGTTGCTAGACGACAGAACCGCAatctccttcttctgcagcttcaGCCGCTGCGTCAGCGCACAGtacgcgaggaagaggaaagtCGGATCCGTTTGCTGCAGGACAGGCACACACGAAGCCAAGCCAGGCGCAGGCATCGAGACAGGGAAAACCCACGCATGCGTGTCTATCAAGCAGAAAAACGACCGCTCAGGGCCGTGTTTTCTTTAGTCAGTTGTTTTGACACAACATCAAGATATCACCGACAAACGGCATGTTTTGAAAACCAAAAAGAGCTTGTTTACAAAATAAAGTTTGAATTTAATTGTCCAGATGCCCGAATGTAAATTAAAGGGTCCGCGGCGTGCGAGACGAGAGCACAATCCGCCGGCCGAGGCAGAAGCGAAATGATACTTCTACCCTCCGGAGATTCTCTCTTGTCGCAGTCTCTCAGCCGCCTCCACATGCACGCGACCCCGCCGCCAGATCGTccccatcccccccccccccccccccccccccccccccccccccccctgccccttcgcctcccgccgGGGAGCCCTTCTCACCTTGGCTCTCTGCAGCATGCGGACTCTGGAGACCGTCCACGCGGTGACGTCGGCATCGGGCTCCAGCGAACTCGCCAGCCTCTCGCCGGCATTCGGAATTCGTCcctcctgcgcagccgccgcgcgcggctcgggcgGGTTCGCAACGACCGCCCACGCAccgacggcgtcgcgctccgaggccgcgcagccgacggCCGCGATCGCGCGTCGAAAGTCCTCGAAGCCAATTCTGCTCTCGCCGCCGGGGGAcactgcagccgcagcggcggggtCTGGGGGAGGAAAGAGAAaggccagcagcagctcgagccGGCGCTCGAGCGGCACCtccggcaggcgcggggcgaggggctcgccgtcgcgcgccgcgtccgctgctgcggggCCCAGAGAtcccgcagaggccgacgccGCAATCCGACGAAAGTAgagtcgctgcgcgagcagccagaaggcgaagagcgtCGCCACAGCCGGGTTGTCTCGGTATAGCAGCGGGAAGAGatgctgccgcgcctgcagcgtccCAACGAGCTCGCGATCTTCTGAGCACGCGCACTCGGCTtctcgcagcggcggggggcTCCCGGAAAacccgccttcttcgcccgcgccctgcggGCGGCCCCGCGCAGACTCGGcgctctgcagacgcctctcgcagccgcgaccgGGTGTcacctcctcgctctcgagcgcgcgcacctgccgcggcgcccttcgctcacgcgcggaagacgaagcacgtgaagcagaagaaggaggcgcagcggaggcagaggcctTTGGAGGTCGGCGGGACttggcgctggcgtcgcggacccccgcagaggccctggggccgaaggcggcggccgccaggcgccgatGGTAATAGTCGCGTTGCGACTTGAGCTGCTGCTCCAGGCTGCGAATGCGCGCCTGCATcgccacgcagagacacagcgCCCCAGAACCGAGTTTCGCTgccgagaagctgcgcggggctgcctccgcgctgaCCGCGGGTGGAATAGACCGACgcgtgccgccgcgctggctaGAAAAAAAGTCAACTGCTGCCGGTCGCTGGCTGAGTCTTGATAAAAGGCGCGAGAAGTTCGCTGCgttgctgcgcgtcgccgggcGCTCCCTTCCCACGTCCCCCCCCTTCACCCCAAAAATCCACAAAAACATGCAGTGCATCACTTTTGTGTCTCGCGTCTTAGCTCACGTGCTGAATGCGTTCCTTTGCCGCAGCAGATCCGAGCGCCTCTTTGAGCTGGACTAGTTCGAGGTTCTCGCGGacgtcggcgcggcgactgccgtcctcctcgcagtcgagggcgaaggcgaattggctcgcggcagcctcgccctctgccccccagccgcaggcgtcgggggacagcgcggaggcgcttcggagcggcggcagcgaggcacgccgcggccgcggtcgccgccgcctcggctcgCCCTCAGCCAGCGCTTGTTCTCGAGACGCTgaagccgcgcctcgcgggacgagcgccttcgcaccggcgtcgcgcagggagaggttcgcgagcgccgcgtcgtagacttcgcgctccagcgccgcgagggccttcgccgcctcgctctgcgtcctctgcgagACACGAAAGAGATGTGTACGCACAGCGCTCAAAAAAAGAAGCTTCAGGGCGGGCACGCAGTGAGAAAGGCGTCCGAGGCAGAGACTGAGCAGGGggaagaaagcgacgagCCTAGCCTGCGCTTCTAACTCTGCCTTTTGGGAGCCGTACCGATGCGTCAGCGACTCGGGTCGTGCGCCGCTCACGTCAGTTCGCTTACGTGCAGCTCGTCTCTGAGGACGCGATTTTCCTCCTCGATGCGACGGAGTTCTGCCTCTTGCTGCGTTTGCTCTTCGCTCTgtgcgggcgacgcgaacgAGGCAAACACGTGAGAAGCGGAACAGCCCGCAGCCGACGCCCCGCACGAAAGCGTTGCCACCTGTGTGCGCAGGGCGCGATTCGCCCccgccagcgtctccgctttcgcAGCAAGAGCTctgaaaaagaggaaaaaccAACCAAAGACACACGGCGAGCACGTGTAAGGAACGCAGTGGGCACACGCAAGGGTCACGGAAAGCACAGGGTGGAAAAAAGCCAACGGAGACGACGCATGCAAGGTTCAAGCCTTAAGCAAAGGACGCCTTGACtcaaactgaggagtcaagcaGGCACCAAGCGAACAAGGGCAAACTTTGCACGAAGGCGCTTCTGGAGACGACGCACACACAGCAAAGAAAGCTGGAAACTTTGGCAACCAACAGGCGCCCGCCCGATCCGAGGCGCTCAGAAGGAG is a genomic window of Besnoitia besnoiti strain Bb-Ger1 chromosome IV, whole genome shotgun sequence containing:
- a CDS encoding hypothetical protein (encoded by transcript BESB_051840), encoding MKGRWRKDKRADAPSSFSSQSASSSASSASSASSASSPVSSSAASSVPRDSAQTACVASGVQPSKGAPTSFAPAQEDTAGFFSRQRLAKSNAGGETKKENEGALYACRAVVKKSEYALCDSSTHIAFKKALDGGSIYLPNFFCAKGDFSIFNSLLREVERYAGETDTAEREAAESGASLGAAGAAAETSEASTSGAASADSAAALLPFTGAVAWSRHLKHENPSFSATFRRLIAQLSAHFDVDVYATRMNLYMDGAHWKPLHKDSHAYSPTTHLQEDITVGASFGASRELEFVHDTNDSFRFTFPQHNGDVFAFTADVNKAFKHGVPAVRNRVVGPRFSVILWGRRRKLTSRNAAASELRREGLGA